A single region of the Micropterus dolomieu isolate WLL.071019.BEF.003 ecotype Adirondacks linkage group LG02, ASM2129224v1, whole genome shotgun sequence genome encodes:
- the LOC123986794 gene encoding myosin-11 isoform X3, with product MMSKKPRWHETSKTNKPTQKTGGKEPAASTVPVFSGGKQAGSSTSKTSYVSYGRSKSLSSRGSDSISGGSKAGGTLKRSSLSNQVCVGHQGTRQASHPARPAVRLCSSRSFSSLHTSSLTAAPFMRSSRSLNRLDQRSAGDDSDHAVSSSQVKKGQSTKEKALRCGQPSSAEDQIRDNKDQCHGDSAEKMKASSSFETLESSLYLVSTTKCHHHCNKVKKQTRDGVYTLCAMTSGMRRNWVQAVLKNVRPSLTPDVTSSLSEQKTQEKHQTSDYADESKQQQEKEELQPEREQSSASSLISSSYISSPISPTASSALSPISPPRQVEEGEGASCHQCTLLVAATQTGVADASLCVEGAGSNSSTSTTMLSKDECFDEHSNMRSEIDQQVQTTAQSEEQQVSTNITCERTKVKEKLSCEQQTGLLVKELEQMQKELSRLQQLNRNLQDELQQEKESHSRERLYPQNDLLSNPNSSSEQALALQRLQKINHDLRFELEAQRRSHEEAREAELRRRVDLLAQQAQLLVTGDATALAQAHLEQDRRIFHEQQMEWESCVASLKSQLRASEDQRTEAESRLTQLQQELQNYQSLQPEAERLQKHLQEMTTQLHANEEAQAQKEARLQKHLMLLQASQDRERRSMAASLAQAEQHSQDLQERLDRAEQQVGSLNKTQIWTREIEEARQQLQEELACTVSAVQKLQEEREQLARRCQELQNQLFEADGEVSRLQSRLKTEETHYYNIEHSYERVCEELQLALGKVQQTETETQDIREGYERLLDRKEQELSEVLLKMEVLGNSLEETEVKLNEVLKVCTCASSQLKDESSEPTQQHEREQQTTDLVTGNDSGQLANSSNAVQHARPVVTAGDDPERFMSVIQILETKLYVTEEKLRDIMQRLEDHQNHISCQDPHLCSQLTQSRATAQHLSLLLHSQTKKNQRFAQETENHFRMLVGRFQVALNIIQACRERLHVTPINITDFERELATAAACLQHGERDAEKRQHESHNASKVEDKILNDETLAGGENNISTKSKLTNTLPSEDDMESVEKCLMRELFVVEKMVSVLQSQHGIGQLLLVPREDGRGVAHRYKSIISQRIALKTESRSQSGRAECDNNERLETAIGRVCAEAELIHAALKFQHQYESGTEVNNQDVEHQRKGLADINPPELAPYEEQVQEECRGLEVTAKPAEKDEAGVKKAGAEKDPDWLERLLSRLQRRAKCLRQLCQEISDGNGVECSMNNKWENASAIDINWMQEQAKLIYLSDRLALDLEQELQLSEVLQDKRQALCKEEDFTLKDEQEAFNHALCQLQEDNSVLREELERAEQKIISVETGNQRLLEDIRKVEDYHKERMKKLETEFQEKIRELQRIHEEEMKHLHGYYIKSCVSKEKQTKTYTEPPAFTESTSSLPDQTVMERKTKEEVGGDAAAIREAYRKDLEASCDDDCTAMEETHRQLIGDLKQQHQKEVAALLKEKDQLLQEETAATVAAIVAMRRAHKQELEKSRQSQHTKESADITQLQMEHEKEIQLMHKELEVLSVQHTQKCLENSQLNHELQDERQSLMQYQKENQELKKKLRETDEMYQLHFSLNGKHSHVAPQVNDFYEMEVILRAREAEMQFLRQEARSLREELKIARMDKIYAQNKLKALYTNSQDEPRHDVNKLCEDFKFATWSPSREALGQRLEDTVTNTSNAAFLKKTVKSSLTRQIRGVRSKSLKEGLSIQERMNLFESF from the exons ATGATGTCCAAGAAGCCAAG GTGGCATGAGACCTCTAAGACCAATAAACCTACACAGAAGACAGGTGGGAAG GAACCAGCGGCATCAACAGTACCTGTATTTAGTGGCGGTAAACAGGCTGGCAGCAGTACGTCTAAAACCAGTTATGTTAGTTATGGAAGGAGCAAGAGCCTCAGCAGCAGAGGTAGTGACTCGATTTCTGGTGGCAGTAAGGCTGGTGGCACTTTGAAAAGGAGCAGCCTCAGCAACCAAGTCTGTGTGGGCCACCAGGGTACCAGACAAGCATCTCATCCAGCCAGACCAGCTGTGCGCCTCTGCAGCAGCCGGAGCTTTTCATCCCTCCACACCTCCTCTCTCACTGCCGCTCCGTTCATGAGAAGCAGCCGCTCTCTTAACAGACTCGACCAAAGATCCGCTGGAGACG ATTCAGACCATGCAGTTTCAAGTTCACAAGTAAAAAAAGGACAATCCACAAAAGAGAAAGCCCTGCGTTGTGGCCAGCCGTCCTCCGCTGAGGACCAAATcag ggACAACAAAGACCAGTGTCATGGTGACAGTGCTGAGAAAATGAAAGCAAGCAGCTCCTTTGAGACTCTGGAGTCTTCCTTGTATTTGGTTTCCACCACTAAATGTCATCATCACTGCAACAAAGTAAAGAAACAG ACCAGAGACGGAGTGTACACTCTCTGTGCTATGACTTCTGGGATGAGACGCAACTGGGTTCAAGCAGTGTTGAAGAATGTGAGGCCTAGTCTTACACCTGACGTCACAAG CTCCCTTTCAGAGCAGAAGACTCAAGAGAAACACCAAACCAGTGACTATGCAGATGAATCCAAGCAACAGCAggaaaaagaggagctgcagccaGAGAGGGAGCAGAGCTCTGCATCGTCTTTGATCTCCTCCTCCTATATATCCTCCCCCATCTCACCCACCGCCTCCTCTGCTCTGTCTCCCATCAGTCCTCCACGGCAGGTAGAGGAGGGTGAAGGCGCTTCCTGTCATCAGTGTACGCTTCTTGTTGCGGCCACACAGACTG GTGTGGCGGATGCATCATTGTGCGTTGAAGGAGCTGGAAGTAACAGCTCTACTTCCACAACGATGCTGTCAAAAGATGAGTGTTTTGACGAACATTCAAACATGCGGAGTGAAATCGATCAGCAAGTTCAAACAACAGCCCAGAGTGAGGAGCAACAAGTGTCAACAAACATCACCTGTGAGCGCACGAAAGTGAAGGAAAAATTGTCCTGTGAGCAACAAACTGGGCTACTTGTCAAAGAG CTGGAACAAATGCAGAAGGAACTGTCTCGACTCCAGCAGTTGAACAGGAATCTGCAGGATGAGCTAcagcaagaaaaagaaagtcactCAAGAGAAAGGCTTTATCCACAG AATGATCTTCTTTCAAATCCCAACTCGTCTTCGGAACAAGCATTGGCTTTACAGCGACTGCAGAAGATAAACCATGACCTCCGCTTTGAGCTGGAGGCTCAAAGGAGGAGTCACGAGGAAGCCAGAGAGGCTGAACTGCGGCGACGAGTAGATCTCCTAGCTCAACAAGCACAGTTACTGGTCACAGGTGATGCTACAGCGCTGGCACAAGCCCATCTAGAGCAAGATCGCCGGATTTTTCATGAGCAGCAGATGGAGTGGGAGAGTTGTGTGGCCTCCCTGAAGTCCCAGCTGAGGGCCAGCGAGGATCAGAGGACAGAGGCTGAGTCGCGCTTGACGCAGCTGCAGCAGGAGTTGCAGAATTACCAAAGTCTCCAGCCGGAGGCGGAGCGTTTGCAGAAACACCTCCAAGAGATGACAACTCAACTTCATGCTAATGAGGAAGCACAGGCTCAAAAAGAGGCTCGCCTGCAGAAGCACCTCATGCTCCTTCAAGCAAGTCAGGACAGAGAACGGAGGAGCATGGCTGCCAGCCTGGCACAGGCAGAGCAACACTCACAGGACCTTCAGGAGAGACTAGACAGGGCTGAACAGCAGGTGGGGAGCCTGAATAAGACTCAGATCTGGACCAGGGAAATTGAGGAGGCTCGACAACAGCTTCAAGAGGAGCTAGCATGTACAGTGTCTGCTGTGCAAAAACTTcaagaggaaagagagcagCTCGCCCGTCGCTGTCAAGAGCTGCAGAACCAGTTATTTGAGGCAGATGGGGAGGTGAGCAGGCTGCAAAGCCGCTTGAAAACAGAAGAGACACACTACTACAATATTGAGCACTCATATGAGAGAGTTTGTGAGGAACTACAGCTGGCCTTAGGGAAGGTacagcagacagagacagaaacacaggacATACGAGAAGGCTACGAGAGACTCCTGGACAGGAAGGAGCAAGAGCTCAGTGAAGTGTTGCTGAAGATGGAAGTCTTAGGCAATAGCTTAGAGGAGACAGAAGTGAAGCTTAATGAAGTGTTAAAAGTTTGCACCTGTGCCTCTTCTCAGCTGAAGGATGAATCCTCGGAGCCTACTCAGCAACATGAGAGAGAACAACAGACAACTGATCTTGTCACTGGAAATGACAGTGGCCAGTTGGCCAACAGCTCAAATGCCGTTCAACATGCAAGACCTGTCGTCACTGCAGGAGATGACCCAGAAAGGTTTATGTCTGTGATCCAGATACTTGAAACCAAGCTTTATGTAACAGAGGAGAAGCTAAGGGACATCATGCAAAGACTGGAGGACCACCAGAATCACATCAGCTGCCAGGACCCCCACCTTTGCTCCCAGCTCACTCAGAGTCGAGCCACTGCCCAGCACCTCAGTCTGCTGCTTCACAGTCAGACCAAGAAGAACCAGCGCTTTGCCCAGGAGACAGAAAACCACTTCAGGATGTTGGTTGGCAGGTTTCAGGTCGCACTGAACATCATACAAGCCTGCAGAGAGAGGCTTCATGTCACTCCAATTAATATTACAGACTTTGAGAGAGAATTAGCCACGGCTGCTGCCTGCCTTCAGCACGGGGAGAGAGATGCGGAGAAACGACAGCATGAATCACATAATGCTAGCAAAGTAGAGGACAAGATCCTTAATGATGAGACATTAGCTGGAGGTGAGAACAACATTAGCACTAAAAGTAAACTCACTAATACATTGCCCTCAGAGGATGACATGGAAAGTGTCGAGAAGTGTTTAATGAGGGAATTATTTGTAGTAGAAAAAATGGTGTCCGTCCTTCAGAGTCAACATGGCATTGGACAACTACTCTTAGTACCTAGAGAGGATGGTAGAGGTGTGGCACACAGGTACAAAAGCATAATCTCCCAAAGAATAGCCTTAAAAACAGAATCAAGGAGTCAGTCTGGGAGAGCCGAATGTGACAACAATGAGCGTTTAGAAACGGCCATCGGTAGAGTCTGTGCTGAAGCAGAGCTCATTCATGCTGCCTTAAAATTTCAGCACCAATATGAGAGTGGGACTGAAGTAAATAATCAAGATGTGGAGCATCAAAGGAAGGGTCTGGCAGATATCAATCCCCCAGAGTTGGCTCCTTATGAGGAGCAAGTGCAGGAAGAGTGCAGAGGTTTAGAAGTAACTGCAAAACCAGCTGAAAAGGATGAAGCTGGTGTCAAAAAGGCGGGGGCAGAGAAAGACCCAGACTGGTTAGAAAGACTTCTATCCCGTCTGCAAAGACGGGCTAAGTGCTTACGCCAACTGTGCCAGGAGATTTCTGATGGCAATGGAGTAGAGTGTAGTATGAACAATAAGTGGGAAAATGCTTCCGCAATTGACATAAATTGGATGCAGGAGCAGGcaaagttgatttatttgtcaGACAGGCTGGCCTTGGATTTAGAGCAGGAGTTGCAGCTAAGTGAGGTGTTACAGGACAAACGACAAGCTTTGTGCAAAGAGGAGGATTTCACATTAAAGGATGAGCAGGAGGCTTTTAATCACGCCTTATGTCAGCTTCAGGAGGACAACAGTGTATTAAGAGAAGAGCTAGAGCGTGCCGAGCAAAAGATAATATCTGTAGAAACTGGGAACCAGAGACTCCTGGAAGACATACGTAAAGTCGAGGATTATCACAAGGAACGGATGAAAAAACTGGAAACAGAGTTTCAAGAGAAGATAAGGGAACTGCAACGGATCCATGAAGAGGAGATGAAACACTTGCATGGTTACTACATAAAGTCTTGTGTTTCCAAAGAGAAACAGACCAAAACCTACACAGAGCCACCTGCTTTCACTGAAAGTACCTCCTCCCTGCCAGACCAGACTGtgatggagagaaaaacaaaagaggagGTGGGAGGTGATGCAGCAGCCATAAGAGAGGCTTACCGGAAAGATCTAGAG GCATCCTGTGATGACGATTGCACTGCCATGGAGGAAACGCACAGGCAGCTGATAGGTGATCTaaagcagcagcatcagaagGAGGTGGCAGCACTTTTGAAGGAGAAAgaccagctgctgcaggaagagACAGCTGCCACAGTggcag CCATTGTAGCAATGAGGAGAGCCCATAAACAGGAGCTGGAGAAAAGCCGACAGTCTCAGCACACCAAGGAGAGTGCTGACATCACACAACTGCAAATGGAGCATGA GAAGGAGATCCAGCTGATGCATAAAGAGCTCGAAGTGTTGTCGGTTCAGCACACTCAGAAATGCCTGGAAAACTCTCAGCTGAACCACGAGCTGCAAGATGAGAGACAATCCTTGATGCAGTACCAGAAAGAAAACCAGGAGCTCAAAAAGAAACTG agagagacagatgaaatGTATCAGCTACATTTCTCGCTAAATGGGAAACATTCACATGTTGCTCCTCAAGTAAATGACTTCTATGAGATGGAG GTGATTCTGCGGGCAAGGGAGGCAGAAATGCAGTTTCTCAGACAGGAAGCTCGTTCTCTCAGGGAAGAGTTGAAGATTGCTCGCATG gaCAAAATATATGCCCAAAACAAGCTCAAAGCCCTCTATACAAACAGCCAGGATGAACCCCGTCATGATGTCAACAAACTCTGTGAAGATTTCAAGTTCGCCACCTGGTCCCCAAGCAGAGAGGCTTTAGGACAGCGCCTCG AGGACACTGTGACAAACACAAGTAATGCTGCTTTTCTGAAGAAAACAGTGAAATCATCCCTCACACGTCAGATCAGAGGAGTGAGATCAAAG AGTTTAAAAGAAGGCCTTTCCATCCAAGAAAGAATGAATTTGTTTGAGTCATTTTGA
- the LOC123986794 gene encoding myosin-11 isoform X4 has translation MSSSLQQSKETGSFLPRYCRPKSPECRDVEASAISDLLNFKKGWMMRQDASGQWLKHWFVLTGQILRFYKDSIAEEAADVDGEINLSTCYDITDYPDQKNCGFQIHTRDGVYTLCAMTSGMRRNWVQAVLKNVRPSLTPDVTSSLSEQKTQEKHQTSDYADESKQQQEKEELQPEREQSSASSLISSSYISSPISPTASSALSPISPPRQVEEGEGASCHQCTLLVAATQTGVADASLCVEGAGSNSSTSTTMLSKDECFDEHSNMRSEIDQQVQTTAQSEEQQVSTNITCERTKVKEKLSCEQQTGLLVKELEQMQKELSRLQQLNRNLQDELQQEKESHSRERLYPQNDLLSNPNSSSEQALALQRLQKINHDLRFELEAQRRSHEEAREAELRRRVDLLAQQAQLLVTGDATALAQAHLEQDRRIFHEQQMEWESCVASLKSQLRASEDQRTEAESRLTQLQQELQNYQSLQPEAERLQKHLQEMTTQLHANEEAQAQKEARLQKHLMLLQASQDRERRSMAASLAQAEQHSQDLQERLDRAEQQVGSLNKTQIWTREIEEARQQLQEELACTVSAVQKLQEEREQLARRCQELQNQLFEADGEVSRLQSRLKTEETHYYNIEHSYERVCEELQLALGKVQQTETETQDIREGYERLLDRKEQELSEVLLKMEVLGNSLEETEVKLNEVLKVCTCASSQLKDESSEPTQQHEREQQTTDLVTGNDSGQLANSSNAVQHARPVVTAGDDPERFMSVIQILETKLYVTEEKLRDIMQRLEDHQNHISCQDPHLCSQLTQSRATAQHLSLLLHSQTKKNQRFAQETENHFRMLVGRFQVALNIIQACRERLHVTPINITDFERELATAAACLQHGERDAEKRQHESHNASKVEDKILNDETLAGGENNISTKSKLTNTLPSEDDMESVEKCLMRELFVVEKMVSVLQSQHGIGQLLLVPREDGRGVAHRYKSIISQRIALKTESRSQSGRAECDNNERLETAIGRVCAEAELIHAALKFQHQYESGTEVNNQDVEHQRKGLADINPPELAPYEEQVQEECRGLEVTAKPAEKDEAGVKKAGAEKDPDWLERLLSRLQRRAKCLRQLCQEISDGNGVECSMNNKWENASAIDINWMQEQAKLIYLSDRLALDLEQELQLSEVLQDKRQALCKEEDFTLKDEQEAFNHALCQLQEDNSVLREELERAEQKIISVETGNQRLLEDIRKVEDYHKERMKKLETEFQEKIRELQRIHEEEMKHLHGYYIKSCVSKEKQTKTYTEPPAFTESTSSLPDQTVMERKTKEEVGGDAAAIREAYRKDLEASCDDDCTAMEETHRQLIGDLKQQHQKEVAALLKEKDQLLQEETAATVAAIVAMRRAHKQELEKSRQSQHTKESADITQLQMEHEKEIQLMHKELEVLSVQHTQKCLENSQLNHELQDERQSLMQYQKENQELKKKLRETDEMYQLHFSLNGKHSHVAPQVNDFYEMEVILRAREAEMQFLRQEARSLREELKIARMDKIYAQNKLKALYTNSQDEPRHDVNKLCEDFKFATWSPSREALGQRLEDTVTNTSNAAFLKKTVKSSLTRQIRGVRSKSLKEGLSIQERMNLFESF, from the exons ATGTCATCATCACTGCAACAAAGTAAAGAAACAG GCTCGTTCCTACCTCGTTACTGCCGGCCCAAATCCCCTGAGTGCAGAGATGTTGAGGCCTCTGCCATT TCTGACCTACTCAACTTTAAGAAAGGATGGATGATGCGACAGGATGCATCTGGACAG TGGCTGAAACACTGGTTTGTCCTGACTGGCCAAATCCTGAGGTTCTACAAAGACTCAATTGCCGAGGAG GCAGCTGATGTGGACGGTGAGATAAACTTGTCCACATGTTATGACATCACAGACTACCCAGATCAGAAGAACTGTGGTTTTCAAATTCAT ACCAGAGACGGAGTGTACACTCTCTGTGCTATGACTTCTGGGATGAGACGCAACTGGGTTCAAGCAGTGTTGAAGAATGTGAGGCCTAGTCTTACACCTGACGTCACAAG CTCCCTTTCAGAGCAGAAGACTCAAGAGAAACACCAAACCAGTGACTATGCAGATGAATCCAAGCAACAGCAggaaaaagaggagctgcagccaGAGAGGGAGCAGAGCTCTGCATCGTCTTTGATCTCCTCCTCCTATATATCCTCCCCCATCTCACCCACCGCCTCCTCTGCTCTGTCTCCCATCAGTCCTCCACGGCAGGTAGAGGAGGGTGAAGGCGCTTCCTGTCATCAGTGTACGCTTCTTGTTGCGGCCACACAGACTG GTGTGGCGGATGCATCATTGTGCGTTGAAGGAGCTGGAAGTAACAGCTCTACTTCCACAACGATGCTGTCAAAAGATGAGTGTTTTGACGAACATTCAAACATGCGGAGTGAAATCGATCAGCAAGTTCAAACAACAGCCCAGAGTGAGGAGCAACAAGTGTCAACAAACATCACCTGTGAGCGCACGAAAGTGAAGGAAAAATTGTCCTGTGAGCAACAAACTGGGCTACTTGTCAAAGAG CTGGAACAAATGCAGAAGGAACTGTCTCGACTCCAGCAGTTGAACAGGAATCTGCAGGATGAGCTAcagcaagaaaaagaaagtcactCAAGAGAAAGGCTTTATCCACAG AATGATCTTCTTTCAAATCCCAACTCGTCTTCGGAACAAGCATTGGCTTTACAGCGACTGCAGAAGATAAACCATGACCTCCGCTTTGAGCTGGAGGCTCAAAGGAGGAGTCACGAGGAAGCCAGAGAGGCTGAACTGCGGCGACGAGTAGATCTCCTAGCTCAACAAGCACAGTTACTGGTCACAGGTGATGCTACAGCGCTGGCACAAGCCCATCTAGAGCAAGATCGCCGGATTTTTCATGAGCAGCAGATGGAGTGGGAGAGTTGTGTGGCCTCCCTGAAGTCCCAGCTGAGGGCCAGCGAGGATCAGAGGACAGAGGCTGAGTCGCGCTTGACGCAGCTGCAGCAGGAGTTGCAGAATTACCAAAGTCTCCAGCCGGAGGCGGAGCGTTTGCAGAAACACCTCCAAGAGATGACAACTCAACTTCATGCTAATGAGGAAGCACAGGCTCAAAAAGAGGCTCGCCTGCAGAAGCACCTCATGCTCCTTCAAGCAAGTCAGGACAGAGAACGGAGGAGCATGGCTGCCAGCCTGGCACAGGCAGAGCAACACTCACAGGACCTTCAGGAGAGACTAGACAGGGCTGAACAGCAGGTGGGGAGCCTGAATAAGACTCAGATCTGGACCAGGGAAATTGAGGAGGCTCGACAACAGCTTCAAGAGGAGCTAGCATGTACAGTGTCTGCTGTGCAAAAACTTcaagaggaaagagagcagCTCGCCCGTCGCTGTCAAGAGCTGCAGAACCAGTTATTTGAGGCAGATGGGGAGGTGAGCAGGCTGCAAAGCCGCTTGAAAACAGAAGAGACACACTACTACAATATTGAGCACTCATATGAGAGAGTTTGTGAGGAACTACAGCTGGCCTTAGGGAAGGTacagcagacagagacagaaacacaggacATACGAGAAGGCTACGAGAGACTCCTGGACAGGAAGGAGCAAGAGCTCAGTGAAGTGTTGCTGAAGATGGAAGTCTTAGGCAATAGCTTAGAGGAGACAGAAGTGAAGCTTAATGAAGTGTTAAAAGTTTGCACCTGTGCCTCTTCTCAGCTGAAGGATGAATCCTCGGAGCCTACTCAGCAACATGAGAGAGAACAACAGACAACTGATCTTGTCACTGGAAATGACAGTGGCCAGTTGGCCAACAGCTCAAATGCCGTTCAACATGCAAGACCTGTCGTCACTGCAGGAGATGACCCAGAAAGGTTTATGTCTGTGATCCAGATACTTGAAACCAAGCTTTATGTAACAGAGGAGAAGCTAAGGGACATCATGCAAAGACTGGAGGACCACCAGAATCACATCAGCTGCCAGGACCCCCACCTTTGCTCCCAGCTCACTCAGAGTCGAGCCACTGCCCAGCACCTCAGTCTGCTGCTTCACAGTCAGACCAAGAAGAACCAGCGCTTTGCCCAGGAGACAGAAAACCACTTCAGGATGTTGGTTGGCAGGTTTCAGGTCGCACTGAACATCATACAAGCCTGCAGAGAGAGGCTTCATGTCACTCCAATTAATATTACAGACTTTGAGAGAGAATTAGCCACGGCTGCTGCCTGCCTTCAGCACGGGGAGAGAGATGCGGAGAAACGACAGCATGAATCACATAATGCTAGCAAAGTAGAGGACAAGATCCTTAATGATGAGACATTAGCTGGAGGTGAGAACAACATTAGCACTAAAAGTAAACTCACTAATACATTGCCCTCAGAGGATGACATGGAAAGTGTCGAGAAGTGTTTAATGAGGGAATTATTTGTAGTAGAAAAAATGGTGTCCGTCCTTCAGAGTCAACATGGCATTGGACAACTACTCTTAGTACCTAGAGAGGATGGTAGAGGTGTGGCACACAGGTACAAAAGCATAATCTCCCAAAGAATAGCCTTAAAAACAGAATCAAGGAGTCAGTCTGGGAGAGCCGAATGTGACAACAATGAGCGTTTAGAAACGGCCATCGGTAGAGTCTGTGCTGAAGCAGAGCTCATTCATGCTGCCTTAAAATTTCAGCACCAATATGAGAGTGGGACTGAAGTAAATAATCAAGATGTGGAGCATCAAAGGAAGGGTCTGGCAGATATCAATCCCCCAGAGTTGGCTCCTTATGAGGAGCAAGTGCAGGAAGAGTGCAGAGGTTTAGAAGTAACTGCAAAACCAGCTGAAAAGGATGAAGCTGGTGTCAAAAAGGCGGGGGCAGAGAAAGACCCAGACTGGTTAGAAAGACTTCTATCCCGTCTGCAAAGACGGGCTAAGTGCTTACGCCAACTGTGCCAGGAGATTTCTGATGGCAATGGAGTAGAGTGTAGTATGAACAATAAGTGGGAAAATGCTTCCGCAATTGACATAAATTGGATGCAGGAGCAGGcaaagttgatttatttgtcaGACAGGCTGGCCTTGGATTTAGAGCAGGAGTTGCAGCTAAGTGAGGTGTTACAGGACAAACGACAAGCTTTGTGCAAAGAGGAGGATTTCACATTAAAGGATGAGCAGGAGGCTTTTAATCACGCCTTATGTCAGCTTCAGGAGGACAACAGTGTATTAAGAGAAGAGCTAGAGCGTGCCGAGCAAAAGATAATATCTGTAGAAACTGGGAACCAGAGACTCCTGGAAGACATACGTAAAGTCGAGGATTATCACAAGGAACGGATGAAAAAACTGGAAACAGAGTTTCAAGAGAAGATAAGGGAACTGCAACGGATCCATGAAGAGGAGATGAAACACTTGCATGGTTACTACATAAAGTCTTGTGTTTCCAAAGAGAAACAGACCAAAACCTACACAGAGCCACCTGCTTTCACTGAAAGTACCTCCTCCCTGCCAGACCAGACTGtgatggagagaaaaacaaaagaggagGTGGGAGGTGATGCAGCAGCCATAAGAGAGGCTTACCGGAAAGATCTAGAG GCATCCTGTGATGACGATTGCACTGCCATGGAGGAAACGCACAGGCAGCTGATAGGTGATCTaaagcagcagcatcagaagGAGGTGGCAGCACTTTTGAAGGAGAAAgaccagctgctgcaggaagagACAGCTGCCACAGTggcag CCATTGTAGCAATGAGGAGAGCCCATAAACAGGAGCTGGAGAAAAGCCGACAGTCTCAGCACACCAAGGAGAGTGCTGACATCACACAACTGCAAATGGAGCATGA GAAGGAGATCCAGCTGATGCATAAAGAGCTCGAAGTGTTGTCGGTTCAGCACACTCAGAAATGCCTGGAAAACTCTCAGCTGAACCACGAGCTGCAAGATGAGAGACAATCCTTGATGCAGTACCAGAAAGAAAACCAGGAGCTCAAAAAGAAACTG agagagacagatgaaatGTATCAGCTACATTTCTCGCTAAATGGGAAACATTCACATGTTGCTCCTCAAGTAAATGACTTCTATGAGATGGAG GTGATTCTGCGGGCAAGGGAGGCAGAAATGCAGTTTCTCAGACAGGAAGCTCGTTCTCTCAGGGAAGAGTTGAAGATTGCTCGCATG gaCAAAATATATGCCCAAAACAAGCTCAAAGCCCTCTATACAAACAGCCAGGATGAACCCCGTCATGATGTCAACAAACTCTGTGAAGATTTCAAGTTCGCCACCTGGTCCCCAAGCAGAGAGGCTTTAGGACAGCGCCTCG AGGACACTGTGACAAACACAAGTAATGCTGCTTTTCTGAAGAAAACAGTGAAATCATCCCTCACACGTCAGATCAGAGGAGTGAGATCAAAG AGTTTAAAAGAAGGCCTTTCCATCCAAGAAAGAATGAATTTGTTTGAGTCATTTTGA